A genomic region of Pseudoalteromonas piscicida contains the following coding sequences:
- a CDS encoding methyl-accepting chemotaxis protein — translation MDLHSIRVKSSLPTAMLTIVLLFVFFGFSVLLNKVQSALEIQTENYLKAVSVVLNADRDFYQAQEAYLKLLAGEDKWADFEENAEQVKQRYQKYLQFMSLHQSELGSFATFDADFQSWYRVTVASIKTPTDKALQTESAKLFGAVRDVLDKAGELADGKSAASRAVVVSEVTQIKWGLGVGALLLLGIACWIAYRIPRQLAKQINFVSDRISEIASGDGDLTGRIEIKGNDEFAKLSLNFNHFLESLQAMVTALVKDGGELSSLSSKLSHYATQCHDLIDSLGKSSHTIVSAVHQLSHSSQEVSSVAENSLKEAEASHRYAAQGKTVLADSKQKITHLADNMETALSSSLALQKNSENITQVLDVIRGIAEQTNLLALNAAIEAARAGEQGRGFAVVADEVRSLATRTQDSTNDIQKMLEAFSHSVEDSQKTIEDGKQYVDVAVESFTKATELLELIAQSAVKVTELSEQTAHATQQQNAVSTEISSNLTDLNDRTLDGERLSGETHQISDDVLRVTSKLVDELSQFKV, via the coding sequence ATGGATTTACATAGTATTCGAGTCAAAAGTTCATTGCCAACGGCTATGTTGACGATCGTGCTGCTATTTGTGTTTTTTGGTTTTTCAGTGTTGCTCAATAAAGTGCAATCGGCACTTGAGATCCAAACTGAAAACTATTTAAAAGCCGTGTCAGTGGTACTCAATGCGGATAGAGACTTTTATCAAGCTCAAGAAGCCTACCTTAAATTATTAGCGGGTGAAGATAAGTGGGCGGATTTTGAAGAAAACGCCGAGCAGGTGAAACAACGCTATCAAAAGTATCTTCAGTTTATGTCACTCCACCAGAGTGAACTTGGTAGTTTTGCAACTTTTGATGCGGACTTTCAAAGTTGGTATCGCGTGACGGTGGCGAGTATTAAAACACCGACTGATAAAGCGCTTCAAACTGAGTCGGCTAAGTTATTTGGTGCAGTTCGTGATGTGCTTGATAAAGCAGGTGAATTAGCCGATGGAAAATCGGCTGCAAGTCGTGCGGTAGTCGTTTCTGAGGTTACTCAGATAAAGTGGGGACTTGGCGTTGGTGCCTTGCTCCTACTTGGTATTGCTTGTTGGATTGCTTATCGGATCCCTCGTCAGTTAGCAAAGCAGATAAATTTTGTGTCGGATAGGATCTCTGAAATTGCCTCTGGGGACGGAGACTTAACAGGTCGTATTGAAATCAAAGGAAATGATGAGTTTGCAAAGCTGTCGCTAAACTTTAATCATTTTCTCGAAAGTTTACAGGCGATGGTTACAGCACTTGTGAAAGATGGTGGCGAGCTGTCGAGTTTGTCGTCAAAACTCAGTCATTATGCTACACAGTGCCATGACTTAATCGACTCGCTTGGTAAGTCATCACATACCATTGTTAGCGCGGTACATCAGCTAAGTCACTCAAGCCAAGAAGTCTCGTCGGTGGCAGAAAACTCATTGAAAGAGGCTGAAGCTTCACATCGCTACGCAGCACAAGGTAAAACGGTGTTGGCAGATTCAAAACAAAAAATCACTCATCTTGCTGATAATATGGAAACGGCACTCTCCAGTTCGTTAGCTTTACAAAAAAACTCTGAAAACATTACGCAAGTGCTCGATGTTATTCGCGGGATCGCTGAGCAAACCAATTTATTAGCGCTCAACGCGGCAATTGAAGCGGCAAGAGCAGGTGAACAAGGTCGCGGATTTGCAGTGGTAGCTGACGAGGTTAGGTCACTGGCCACTCGAACACAAGACAGCACTAATGATATTCAGAAGATGTTGGAAGCATTCTCACATAGCGTAGAGGACTCACAAAAGACCATTGAAGATGGTAAGCAGTATGTTGATGTTGCAGTAGAAAGTTTTACGAAGGCAACGGAGCTATTAGAGTTAATTGCACAAAGTGCGGTGAAAGTGACGGAGCTTTCTGAGCAAACCGCTCATGCGACTCAGCAGCAAAATGCAGTATCTACAGAGATTAGCAGTAATCTGACCGATTTAAATGACAGAACATTGGATGGCGAGCGGTTGTCAGGAGAAACACACCAAATTTCGGATGATGTGCTGCGAGTCACCAGTAAGTTGGTGGATGAATTATCTCAGTTTAAAGTCTAA
- a CDS encoding dUTP diphosphatase codes for MSANITKLVVMLEMQHAMNTKVHQQWFEQGFEWYRAIWVECAEMLDHYGWKWWKKQTPDTEQVILELVDIFHFGLSLRIDGETSFEQLATQLEAQLAKPTTAEDFKETLELLASAAVTKREFDAHAFAGCMQQVGMSIDDLYRGYVGKNTLNFFRQDHGYKDGSYIKVWNGQEDNEHLVEVVKSLDTAHPDFKTHVYDGLKARYPA; via the coding sequence ATGTCTGCAAACATCACTAAGCTTGTGGTTATGCTAGAAATGCAACATGCCATGAACACCAAAGTACACCAACAATGGTTTGAACAAGGGTTTGAATGGTACCGCGCAATTTGGGTTGAGTGTGCAGAAATGCTAGATCACTACGGTTGGAAATGGTGGAAAAAGCAAACGCCAGATACTGAGCAAGTGATTTTAGAGCTAGTGGATATTTTTCATTTTGGCTTGTCTTTACGTATCGATGGCGAAACGTCATTTGAGCAACTAGCGACTCAGTTAGAAGCTCAATTGGCAAAGCCGACTACCGCAGAAGACTTCAAGGAAACCCTTGAATTGCTTGCAAGTGCGGCTGTGACCAAACGCGAATTTGATGCCCATGCGTTTGCGGGATGTATGCAGCAAGTCGGGATGTCTATTGATGACCTATACCGTGGATATGTCGGTAAAAACACGCTTAACTTCTTCCGTCAAGACCATGGCTATAAAGATGGTTCTTATATCAAGGTATGGAATGGCCAAGAAGATAACGAACACTTAGTCGAAGTGGTAAAAAGTCTAGATACAGCGCACCCAGACTTTAAAACACACGTGTACGACGGCTTAAAAGCTCGCTACCCAGCTTAA
- the cysQ gene encoding 3'(2'),5'-bisphosphate nucleotidase CysQ: MQSYLEPCIALAQRAGEAIMAIYQADDIGKKEKSDHTPVTAADLASNEILMAGLAEIAPDIPVMSEETPIPPLSERQSWQRYWLLDPMDGTGEFILESGDFAVNIALIENNHPVLGVIYWPSQGLTYYASKDEGAFKRSDSGESKRIFVSPRETLTLAVSRRQKLEAVSQYLNSQFDTVALGSCSLKACIIAEGKADCFLRVGPTGEWDTGASQIIVEEAGGCITDAEFNPLTYNRRETTENPDFIVMGHPDWQWQKLISPHHRTIE; encoded by the coding sequence TTGCAGTCCTATTTAGAGCCTTGCATCGCACTGGCACAACGTGCCGGTGAAGCCATTATGGCAATTTATCAAGCCGATGATATTGGTAAAAAAGAAAAGTCTGACCACACTCCAGTCACTGCCGCAGATTTGGCATCTAATGAGATCTTAATGGCGGGTCTTGCTGAAATAGCACCTGACATTCCGGTAATGTCTGAGGAAACACCAATTCCACCATTGAGTGAGCGACAAAGTTGGCAGCGCTACTGGTTACTCGATCCTATGGATGGCACTGGGGAGTTTATTCTTGAAAGCGGTGACTTTGCCGTCAATATTGCGCTAATCGAAAATAATCATCCTGTGTTAGGCGTCATTTACTGGCCATCTCAAGGGCTGACATATTACGCGAGCAAAGATGAAGGTGCGTTTAAACGTAGTGACTCAGGCGAAAGTAAACGTATTTTCGTCTCGCCACGAGAAACGCTGACATTGGCAGTAAGTCGCAGACAAAAGCTTGAAGCGGTAAGTCAGTACTTAAATAGTCAGTTCGACACTGTGGCACTTGGGTCATGTTCATTAAAAGCCTGCATTATCGCAGAAGGTAAGGCGGATTGTTTTTTACGAGTAGGGCCAACGGGAGAGTGGGATACTGGCGCGTCACAAATCATCGTCGAAGAAGCCGGAGGTTGTATTACCGATGCTGAGTTTAACCCGCTGACCTACAATCGACGAGAAACTACCGAAAACCCAGACTTTATTGTTATGGGGCATCCCGATTGGCAATGGCAAAAGTTGATCAGTCCACATCATCGAACGATAGAATAA
- the yrfG gene encoding GMP/IMP nucleotidase, translating to MLNWSNIDTVLLDMDGTLLDLHFDNHFFLDVVPKAHAKRQGLTLEAARADILARYDAVMGQIEWYCLDYWQEQLQLPIMELKREVQHLISIREDVPAFLEALRKSGKQLILLTNAHPNSLSLKIERTQFDKYLDKLVSTHEYGVSKESQILWQQVERDLGFDKSRTLFVDDSISVLNAAKEFGIGHLLAVANPDSRQPEREITEYLSVSDYRTLLPIID from the coding sequence ATGCTAAATTGGTCAAATATCGATACCGTTTTGTTAGATATGGATGGCACATTACTCGACCTCCATTTTGATAATCACTTTTTTCTCGACGTCGTGCCTAAGGCACACGCAAAACGTCAAGGCTTAACCCTTGAGGCTGCAAGGGCCGACATCCTCGCGCGTTATGACGCGGTAATGGGCCAGATAGAATGGTATTGCCTAGATTATTGGCAGGAGCAACTACAGCTACCCATTATGGAGCTTAAACGTGAAGTGCAACACTTGATCTCAATTCGTGAGGATGTACCAGCGTTTTTAGAGGCCTTAAGAAAGAGTGGAAAACAGCTTATCTTGTTGACCAACGCTCACCCAAACAGCCTAAGTTTGAAAATTGAGCGTACCCAATTCGATAAGTATCTCGACAAATTGGTTTCAACCCATGAATATGGCGTAAGTAAGGAAAGTCAGATATTGTGGCAACAGGTAGAGCGTGATTTGGGCTTTGATAAGTCCCGCACTTTATTTGTGGACGATAGCATTAGCGTGTTAAATGCTGCGAAAGAATTTGGTATTGGCCATTTGCTTGCCGTTGCTAACCCTGACAGTCGGCAACCAGAGCGAGAGATCACTGAATATCTTTCAGTCTCCGATTACCGTACCTTGCTACCTATTATAGATTAA
- the nudE gene encoding ADP compounds hydrolase NudE has protein sequence MSHKKHPTPPEILACDVVAKSKLFTVEALSLSFSNGEQREYERVRGGGRGAVMIVPITADNELLLVREYCAGTHDYQLGFPKGLIDPGETPVEAGNRELKEEVGFGANAFSELKIVSLAPSYFNAKMHILVASELYPEQLEGDEPEPLVVVKWPLDKLYDLLHQEDFTEARSVAALLLLKAHLNLEA, from the coding sequence ATGTCACATAAAAAGCATCCCACACCACCAGAAATTTTAGCTTGCGACGTCGTGGCTAAAAGCAAATTATTCACGGTAGAAGCACTTTCGTTATCTTTTTCAAATGGCGAGCAACGAGAATACGAAAGAGTTCGTGGCGGTGGTCGTGGCGCAGTAATGATCGTGCCCATAACTGCTGATAATGAGCTATTATTAGTGAGAGAATACTGTGCAGGAACACATGACTATCAACTCGGCTTTCCCAAAGGGCTAATTGACCCTGGCGAAACCCCGGTGGAAGCGGGTAACCGAGAGCTAAAAGAAGAAGTGGGTTTTGGTGCAAATGCTTTCTCTGAACTCAAAATAGTGTCACTGGCACCGAGTTACTTTAATGCCAAAATGCATATTTTGGTCGCTAGTGAACTTTACCCTGAGCAGCTTGAAGGTGATGAGCCAGAGCCACTGGTAGTAGTGAAGTGGCCGCTAGATAAACTATATGACCTGTTACATCAAGAGGACTTTACCGAAGCAAGAAGTGTCGCGGCACTACTGTTATTAAAAGCACATTTGAATTTGGAGGCGTAA